A region from the Triticum aestivum cultivar Chinese Spring chromosome 3D, IWGSC CS RefSeq v2.1, whole genome shotgun sequence genome encodes:
- the LOC123078540 gene encoding ABC transporter G family member 37, translated as MDREIHRVTSLRRDSSLWRRGDDVFSRTSSRFQEEEDDEEALRWAALERLPTYDRVRRGILTVEDGGEKVEVDVGRLGAHESRALIERLVRAADDDHENFLLKLKERMDRVGIDYPTIEVRFEKLEIEAEVRVGNRGLPTLINSVTNTLEAVGNALHVIPSRKQAMTVLHDVSGIIKPRRMTLLLGPPGSGKTTLLLAMAGKLDKDLKVSGKVTYNGHAMDEFVPQRTAAYISQHDLHIGEMTVRETLAFSARCQGVGTRYEMLTELARREKAANIKPDHDIDVYMKASAMGGQESSIVTEYILKILGLDICADTLVGNEMLRGISGGQRKRVTTGEMLVGPAKALFMDEISTGLDSSTTYQIVNSLRQTIHILGGTAVISLLQPAPETYNLFDDIILLSDGQVVYQGPRENVLEFFEFMGFKCPGRKGVADFLQEVTSKKDQEQYWYRGDRPYRFVPVKQFADAFRSFHVGKSIENELKVPFDRTRSHPAALATSKFGVSRMELLKATIDRELLLMKRNAFMYIFKAVNLTLMAFIVMTTFFRTNMRRNVEYGTIYLGALFFALDTIMFNGFAELAMTVMKLPVFFKQRDLLFFPAWAYTIPSWILQIPITFVEVGVYVFTTYYVIGFDPSVSRFFKQYLLLLAINQMSSSLFRFIAGIGRDMVVSHTFGPLSLLAFAALGGFILARPDIKKWWIWGYWISPLSYAQNAISTNEFLGPSWNQIVSGTNETIGVTVLKNRGIFTEAKWYWIGLGAMVGYTLLFNLLYTLALSVLSPLTDAHPSMSEEELKEKHANLTGKALEGHKEKNSRKQELELSHISDRNSGISGADSSDSRKRLVLPFTPLSLTFNDTKYSVDMPEAMKAQGVTEDRLLLLKGVSGSFRPGVLTALMGVSGAGKTTLMDVLAGRKTGGYIEGEITVSGYPKKQETFARISGYCEQNDIHSPHVTIYESLVFSAWLRLPAEVDSDRRKMFIEEIMDLVELTSLRGALVGLPGVNGLSTEQRKRLTIAVELVANPSIIFMDEPTSGLDARAAAIVMRTVRNTVNTGRTVVCTIHQPSIDIFEAFDELFLMKRGGEEIYVGPVGQNSANLIEYFEEIEGISKIKDGYNPATWMLEVSSSAQEEMLGIDFAEVYRQSELYQRNKELIKELSMPPPGSRDLNFPTQYSRSFVTQCLACLWKQKLSYWRNPSYTAVRLLFTIVIALMFGTMFWDLGSKTRRSQDLFNAMGSMYAAVLYIGVQNSGSVQPVVVVERTVFYRERAAGMYSAFPYAFGQVAIEFPYVLVQALIYGGLVYSMIGFEWTVAKFLWYLFFMYFTMLYFTFYGMMAVGLTPNESIAAIISSAFYNVWNLFSGYLIPRPKLPIWWRWYSWICPVAWTLYGLVASQFGDIQQPLDQGIPGPQITVAQFVTDYFGFHHDFLWVVAAVHVAFTVLFAFLFSFAIMRFNFQKR; from the exons ATGGATCGAGAGATCCACCGGGTGACGAGCCTGCGGCGGGACAGCTCGCTATGGCGTCGCGGAGACGACGTGTTCTCGCGGACGTCGTCGCGGTtccaggaggaggaggacgacgaggaggcgctgCGGTGGGCGGCCCTGGAGCGGCTGCCCACGTACGACCGGGTGCGGCGCGGGATCCTGACGGTGGAGGACGGCGGGGAGAAGGTGGAGGTGGACGTGGGGCGGCTGGGCGCCCACGAGAGCCGGGCGCTCATCGAGCGGCTGGTCCGCGCGGCCGACGACGACCACGAGAACTTCCTCCTCAAGCTCAAGGAGCGCATGGACAGGGTGGGCATCGACTACCCCACAATCGAGGTGCGGTTCGAGAAGCTGGAGATCGAGGCCGAGGTGCGCGTCGGCAACCGCGGCCTCCCCACGCTCATCAACTCCGTCACCAACACCCTCGAG GCCGTCGGGAACGCGCTCCACGTCATCCCCAGCCGGAAGCAGGCCATGACCGTCCTCCACGACGTCAGCGGGATCATCAAGCCCCGGAGGATGACGCTGCTGCTCGGACCTCCTGGCTCGGGCAAGACCACGCTTCTTCTGGCCATGGCAgggaagctcgacaaggacctcaagGTCTCCGGGAAGGTCACCTACAACGGCCACGCGATGGACGAGTTCGTTCCCCAGAGGACCGCCGCTTACATCAGCCAGCACGATCTCCACATCGGGGAGATGACCGTGAGGGAGACGCTGGCCTTCTCGGCTCGGTGCCAAGGTGTTGGCACTAGATATG AGATGCTTACTGAGCTGGCGAGAAGGGAAAAGGCAGCGAACATCAAGCCCGATCATGATATCGATGTCTACATGAAG GCCTCAGCTATGGGAGGGCAAGAATCCAGTATTGTGACAGAATACATACTCAAG ATACTAGGGCTCGATATTTGTGCTGACACGTTGGTAGGCAATGAGATGCTAAGGGGTATATCTGGTGGACAACGCAAGCGTGTCACAACAG GTGAAATGCTTGTCGGACCTGCAAAAGCTCTGTTCATGGATGAGATATCCACTGGACTGGATAGCTCAACCACATACCAGATTGTGAATTCTCTCAGGCAGACTATCCACATCCTAGGCGGAACTGCTGTCATCTCCTTGCTGCAGCCAGCTCCTGAAACATACAACTTGTTTGACGACATTATACTCCTCTCTGATGGGCAGGTTGTGTACCAGGGCCCCCGAGAAAATGTGCTCGAGTTCTTTGAGTTCATGGGCTTCAAATGCCCTGGCAGAAAGGGTGTTGCTGACTTTTTACAGGAG GTGACATCAAAGAAAGACCAGGAGCAATATTGGTACAGGGGTGACAGGCCATATCGTTTTGTACCTGTCAAGCAATTTGCGGATGCATTCCGTTCCTTCCATGTGGGCAAATCGATAGAGAACGAGCTTAAAGTGCCATTTGATAGGACCAGAAGCCACCCTGCTGCTCTGGCCACTTCAAAGTTTGGTGTCAGCAGGATGGAGTTGCTGAAAGCCACTATCGATAGAGAGCTTCTACTcatgaagaggaatgcattcatgTACATATTTAAAGCTGTCAAT CTAACTCTGATGGCGTTCATTGTGATGACCACATTTTTCCGTACAAACATGCGCCGTAATGTTGAATATGGAACAATCTATTTGGGGGCGCTGTTCTTTGCTCTCGACACGATAATGTTTAATGGTTTTGCGGAGCTTGCGATGACCGTCATGAAACTTCCTGTCTTCTTCAAGCAGAGGGATCTTCTTTTCTTTCCTGCATGGGCCTATACCATACCATCATGGATTCTTCAGATCCCTATCACGTTTGTTGAAGTTGGAGTTTATGTTTTCACCACGTATTATGTCATTGGATTTGATCCCAGTGTAAGCAG GTTCTTTAAGCAGTATCTGCTGCTCCTTGCGATCAATCAGATGTCATCTTCGCTGTTCCGCTTCATTGCTGGAATTGGAAGAGACATGGTTGTGTCCCACACCTTTGGACCTTTATCATTGTTGGCTTTTGCAGCATTGGGTGGCTTCATCCTTGCAAGAC CTGATATCAAAAAGTGGTGGATTTGGGGTTACTGGATATCTCCCCTATCATATGCACAGAACGCTATTTCAACAAACGAATTTTTGGGGCCCAGTTGGAACCAA ATTGTTAGTGGAACAAATGAGACCATTGGAGTTACCGTGCTTAAGAATCGTGGCATCTTTACGGAAGCTAAGTGGTACTGGATTGGGCTTGGTGCCATGGTTGGATACACTCTCCTCTTCAACCTGCTCTACACCTTAGCACTTTCAGTTTTGAGTC CATTGACAGATGCTCACCCATCAATGTCTGAAGAGGAACTGAAAGAAAAACATGCAAATTTAACTGGTAAAGCTCTAGAGGGTCATAAGGAAAAGAATTCTAGGAAGCAGGAATTGGAATTATCTCACATTAGTGACCGAAACTCGGGGATTAGTGGCGCGGACTCTAGTGACAGCAGGAAGAGACTGGTACTTCCATTTACACCACTGTCACTTACCTTTAACGACACAAAATACTCGGTGGACATGCCAGAG GCAATGAAAGCACAAGGAGTAACGGAAGACCGCTTGTTGCTTTTGAAGGGTGTCAGTGGTTCTTTTAGGCCAGGTGTACTTACTGCATTAATGGGTGTGAGTGGTGCGGGAAAGACAACCCTGATGGATGTTTTAGCGGGTAGGAAAACTGGAGGATACATAGAGGGGGAAATCACCGTATCAGGCTATCCAAAGAAGCAAGAGACCTTTGCACGTATATCGGGATACTGTGAGCAAAATGATATTCATTCTCCACATGTGACAATATATGAATCACTCGTATTTTCTGCATGGCTGCGGCTTCCTGCAGAGGTTGACTCAGACAGAAGAAAG ATGTTCATTGAGGAGATCATGGATCTTGTAGAGCTCACATCATTGAGGGGGGCACTTGTTGGGCTCCCTGGAGTGAATGGTCTATCAACTGAGCAACGCAAGAGGCTTACAATTGCCGTGGAGCTTGTTGCTAACCCGTCGATCATTTTTATGGATGAGCCAACATCTGGTCTTGATGCTCGTGCAGCTGCAATTGTGATGAGGACTGTTAGGAACACTGTTAACACTGGCAGGACCGTTGTTTGCACCATCCACCAGCCAAGTATTGACATATTTGAAGCATTTGATGAG CTTTTCTTGAtgaagagagggggagaagaaatTTATGTTGGTCCTGTTGGCCAAAATTCAGCAAATTTGATTGAGTATTTTGAG GAAATTGAAGGCATTAGTAAGATAAAAGATGGATATAACCCAGCGACATGGATGTTGGAAGTGTCCTCTAGTGCGCAGGAGGAAATGCTTGGTATTGATTTCGCTGAAGTTTACAGACAATCAGAACTATATCA AAGGAACAAGGAACTCATAAAGGAGCTAAGCATGCCACCTCCTGGCTCCAGAGATCTCAACTTCCCTACACAGTACTCTAGATCATTCGTCACACAGTGTCTAGCTTGCTTGTGGAAGCAAAAATTGTCATATTGGAGAAACCCATCCTACACAGCAGTGAGATTACTCTTCACCATCGTCATTGCGCTAATGTTCGGAACGATGTTCTGGGACCTTGGAAGTAAAAC TCGAAGATCACAGGATCTATTCAATGCCATGGGATCAATGTATGCTGCAGTACTATACATCGGAGTGCAAAATTCTGGTTCTGTTCAACCAGTTGTCGTGGTGGAGCGAACAGTCTTTTACCGGGAAAGAGCAGCTGGCATGTATTCAGCTTTTCCATATGCATTTGGACAG GTTGCTATCGAATTTCCGTACGTATTGGTTCAGGCTTTGATATATGGCGGGCTAGTCTATTCCATGATTGGATTCGAATGGACAGTTGCCAAGTTCTTGTGGTACTTGTTCTTCATGTACTTCACCATGCTATATTTCACGTTCTATGGAATGATGGCTGTTGGCTTGACGCCGAATGAGAGCATAGCAGCTATCATCTCATCAGCATTCTACAACGTATGGAACCTCTTCTCAGGATATCTTATCCCCCGACCT AAACTTCCTATTTGGTGGAGGTGGTACTCATGGATTTGCCCGGTGGCATGGACGCTATACGGACTGGTTGCCTCCCAGTTTGGTGATATCCAACAGCCGCTCGATCAGGGAATTCCAGGCCCACAGATAACTGTCGCCCAGTTTGTCACGGACTACTTTGGTTTCCATCATGACTTCTTGTGGGTTGTGGCGGCGGTGCACGTTGCTTTCACCGTGCTGTTCGCCTTCCTGTTTAGTTTTGCCATCATGAGGTTCAACTTCCAGAAAAGATGA